The Eublepharis macularius isolate TG4126 chromosome 3, MPM_Emac_v1.0, whole genome shotgun sequence genome has a window encoding:
- the TMEM45A gene encoding transmembrane protein 45A: MGNFKGHALPGSFFLLFGLWWSVKYPLKYVCRKKKNTSPLGSKAGFQRLEFTEGIIKAVFALIGMIAEQFVPDGPHLKLYNYEKKQWDHLMNWQHATMYLFYGISGLVDIVAHSTNVLPVAMDRMMLSLAVFVEGFLFYYHIHGRVMLDFHVHQLLLVAIFGAAVCIFLEIFFRGIIVLEMLRTSLCILQGSWFWQIGFVLYPPSGSPEWNQMDHNNMMFLTMCYCWHYAFALLIMAVNYTVVSWVVRSKMKQAPTMEIGLLKMSERDQESEDEI; this comes from the exons ATGGGAAATTTTAAAGGTCACGCTCTTCCAGGgagttttttcctcctctttggcTTGTGGTGGTCTGTGAAATATCCGTTGAAGTACGTTTGTCGAAAGAAAAAGAACACTTCTCCCCTTGGTTCCAAAGCAGGATTTCAGCGCTTAGAATTTACTGAAGGCATCATCAAAGCGGTATTTGCCCTTATTG GTATGATAGCTGAGCAGTTTGTTCCTGATGGACCTCACCTGAAGCTATATAATTATGAAAAGAAACAATGGGATCACCTCATGAACTGGCAGCATGCTACCATGTATCTCTTCTATGGCATCTCAGGGCTGGTGGACATTGTGGCTCACAGCACTAATGTGTTACCAGTAGCCATGGACAGGATGATGCTTTCGCTAGCAGTTTTTGTGGAAG gttttctgttttattatcaTATTCATGGGCGAGTGATGTTGGATTTCCATGTTCATCAGTTACTCCTAGTAGCCATCTTTGGAGCAGCAGTCTGCATATTCCTGGAAATCTTCTTCCGTGGCATTATAGTCCTTGAGATGTTGCGAACAAGCCTCTGCATATTGCAAGGGAGCTGGTTTTGGCAG ATTGGATTTGTACTTTATCCTCCAAGTGGGAGTCCAGAGTGGAACCAAATGGATCACAATAACATGATGTTCCTTACAATGTGCTATTGTTGGCATTATGCGTTTGCGCTTCTAATAATGGCCGTGAATTATACGGTCGTGAGCTG GGTAGTTCGTTCAAAAATGAAACAGGCCCCAACCATGGAAATCGGATTGCTGAAAATGTCTGAGCGTGACCAGGAGTCAGAAGATGAGATCTAG